Genomic DNA from Anaerolineae bacterium:
GACTAGAATCCACTCTCCAGCCTCCCGCAGCCGTTGCATCTCCCCTGGATCTACCTGTTGACGCTGTAACGCGGCCCGCTGCCGCTCCAGTTGCGCACGCGCGGCCGCGATCTCCTGAGCCACAGTCTCCCGCAAGCCGGAGTAAGGGTCGGATGGGTGACCCTGTCCATGATAGAGGGCAATCGCCTGGCTGATGCTGGCGACGGATGTCGCCGGCCCTAAATGCGTCAGCGGATACGGTGCGTAGGCGACGATCGTTTCCCCTCGGTATACCACGCATGGCTTCCACGCGCCGGTTCGCCACGGCGCCCACAGGGCATCTAGCTCCTCTTTCAGCCGCAGCGGATCAACGGCAGACACGGCAGCTTCCGGGTCACGAGCGGCTCGCGCTGACAGCTCACGCGCTGCCTGGGGACTGAGGCCAGCGACCACCTGCACGAGGGCGCGCCAAAGCGGTGTGTCAGGCTCCACCTGACTGAGGGCATGGTGAAGTTGAGCGGGCGTAAGCTGATCCGGGCGCAGCTTGTCCTGGGGAGGCGGAGGTTGATAGAAGTTACCAGGCAGCACGACGCGCGCTCGATTCATCTCAGGGCCGACCCGCTTCAGGCTGTCTAAGATGATGCCAGCGCCATCTACCAGGATCAGGTTGCTCAGTCGGCCCATGATCTCGGCGATGAGCAGGGAGAAGCCATGCTCCGGATGGGTGAATTGGAAATGGATCACACGCTCGAACGGGGGGTGGCTGATGACCTCCAACGCAGCGCCCTGGACGTATTTGCGCAATAGGAGAAACAGCGGGGACGGTGTCTCGACGCCGCGCCGCAGCCGCTCATCCACTAGGTGAACGCGGGCAGCCTGTGGCTCTATCGAGAGCAGCAGATAGCGACGTTGGCGATGGGCGTAAACCTCTAGCCCTACACTATGTCGGTCAGGCTGTACGATATCCTGAACGCGGCCGCCGGTGAGCGCGGCGCGCAGCTCATCGGCGATGGCTGCGGTGGTCAACGCGTCGAAAGCTGCCATAGGTTACCAGTCCAGGTGCAGGAGGGCATCAAGATCGTCGGCGGTATGCCGGCCGCGCATGCGGATGCGCTGTAGCTCGAAAAGGCGATCTGATCGTTGCTCTGTCCCCTGGGTGATGGTCAGCCCTGCCCAGAAGTGAGCGGAATGGAACACAGCGATCGTCTGATCGTCATATTGCCCGGACGGATAGGCTATGAAGCGGGGGGTGATGCCTAGATAGTATTCGATCGCCTCTTTAGAGCCAAGGGCTTGCCATACTAGATAATCCAGCGGTTGACCACGCAGATTCGGATGATTGCGGCTGTGCGATCCGATCTCCATGCCAGCGGCCACTAGCTCCTTCAACTGTTCCCAA
This window encodes:
- a CDS encoding NFACT family protein, encoding MAAFDALTTAAIADELRAALTGGRVQDIVQPDRHSVGLEVYAHRQRRYLLLSIEPQAARVHLVDERLRRGVETPSPLFLLLRKYVQGAALEVISHPPFERVIHFQFTHPEHGFSLLIAEIMGRLSNLILVDGAGIILDSLKRVGPEMNRARVVLPGNFYQPPPPQDKLRPDQLTPAQLHHALSQVEPDTPLWRALVQVVAGLSPQAARELSARAARDPEAAVSAVDPLRLKEELDALWAPWRTGAWKPCVVYRGETIVAYAPYPLTHLGPATSVASISQAIALYHGQGHPSDPYSGLRETVAQEIAAARAQLERQRAALQRQQVDPGEMQRLREAGEWILV